A stretch of Sebastes fasciatus isolate fSebFas1 chromosome 19, fSebFas1.pri, whole genome shotgun sequence DNA encodes these proteins:
- the myo1hb gene encoding unconventional myosin-Ih isoform X2 has translation MEASLTARDRVGIQDFVLLDAYTSESAFLDNLRKRFHENLIYTYIGTLLVSVNPYKEFDIYSKKQMDTYMGVNFFELPPHIYALADNVFRTMQSEFNNHFILISGESGAGKTEASKKILQFYAVSCPSTKLLNNVRDRLLLSNPVLEAFGNAKTLKNDNSSRFGKYMDIQFDHQGGAVGGHILSYLLEKSRVVHQNHGERNFHIFYQLVEGGEEDLLRWLGLERNCQHYSYLVQGDCAKVSSINDKSDWRMVRKALSVIEFSESDIEHLFGIIASVLHLGNIKFESDARGYATLNNNQEMHWVSKLLGIPAQVLQQGLTHRKIEAKTEEVFSPFSVDHALYARDALAKAIYGRTFNWLVNKINESLVNKDSSRKTIIGLLDIYGFEVFNVNSFEQFCINYCNEKLQQLFIQLTLKSEQEEYEMEGIEWESVPFFNNKIICDLVEEKHRGIISLLDEECLRPGEATDLTFLEKMEEKIGGHPHFVTHKIADQKTRKTLDRGDFRLLHYAGEVTYCVVGFLDKNNDLLYRNGKEVMRQSKNAIIKHCFPSTEPDSKRRPETVVTQFKSSLVGLTEILMSKEPWYVRCIKPNEAKQPGRFDDVLVRHQVKYLGLMEHLRVRRAGFAYRRKYEIFLQRYKALCPETWPNWKGTAAEGVHCLIKHLGYKSDEYKMGRTKIFIRHPRTLFATEDAFQVCKHKLATRIQAKYKGYRVKGDYMKQREAATKIETCWRGLLARKERDKRAWAVKVIQKFIKGFITRNQPACVDNSEYLAYVRQNYLTRLKDNLPKTVVEKDSWLTPPPIMQEVAQLLKKLYIRLMVRKYVRGITPQRKAQLLLKVQTSSMFKGKKENYPFSVCRPFVDTRIEDISIKVLQMIRHEHIKYSVPVVKYDRNGFRPRLRQLILSQEAAYLVEEAKIKQRIDYISLKGVSVSNLSDNFLILHVTCDDIKKKGDLVLQCDYLFEALTKLSLIANKQNSIKVVQGSVRFDIQPGREGFVDFKSGQESMVYRAKNGHLMVESTRTKSR, from the exons ATGGAGGCCTCCCTGACAGCCCGGGATCGCGTGGGCATCCAGGATTTTGTTCTCCTGGACGCCTACACGAGTGAGAGTGCCTTCCTGGACAACCTGAGGAAACGTTTCCATGAGAATCTCATTTAC ACCTACATTGGAACTCTCTTGGTGTCGGTCAACCCATATAAAGAGTTCGATATCTACAGCAAGAAGCAAATGGATACCTACATGGGTGTGAACTTCTTTGAGCTGCCACCTCATAT TTATGCGCTGGCGGACAACGTCTTCCGCACCATGCAGTCTGAGTTCAACAACCACTTCATCCTGATCTCAGGGGAGAGCGGGGCCGGCAAGACCGAGGCCTCCAAGAAAATCCTGCAATTCTACGCTGTCAGCTGTCCAAGTACCAAACTCCTGAACAATGTCCGGGACAGGCTGCTTCTCTCCAACCCAGTGCTTGAG GCTTTCGGAAATGCCAAAACCCTGAAGAATGACAACTCGAGCCGCTTTGGGAAATACATGGACATCCAGTTCGACCACCAG GGTGGCGCAGTTGGGGGTCACATCCTGAGTTATCTGCTGGAGAAGTCCCGTGTGGTCCACCAGAACCACGGAGAGAGAAACTTCCATATCTTCTACCAGctggtggagggaggagaggaagatctGCTCCGCTGGCTCGGCCTGGAGAGAAACTGCCAGCACTACAGTTACCTGGTGCAG GGTGATTGTGCCAAAGTTAGCTCTATCAATGATAAAAGTGACTGGAGGATGGTGCGGAAAGCCCTCTCCGTCATAGAGTTCAGCGAGAGTGATATTGAG CACCTGTTTGGAATAATCGCTAGTGTGCTCCATCTGGGAAATATCAAGTTTGAATCAGATGCTCGAGGATATGCCACTCTCAACAACAACCAGGAGATGCACTGGGTGTCAAAG TTGTTGGGGATTCCTGCTCAGGTGCTACAACAGGGCTTAACCCACAGGAAGATTGAAGCCAAAACAGAGGAG GTGTTCAGTCCCTTCTCCGTGGACCATGCATTATACGCCAGGGACGCCCTTGCCAAAGCCATCTATGGCCGCACTTTCAACTGGCTGGTCAACAAGATCAATGAATCTTTAGTTAACAAG GATTCCTCCAGGAAAACAATAATCGGTCTGTTGGACATCTACGGTTTCGAGGTTTTCAACGTGAACAG CTTTGAGCAGTTTTGCATCAACTACTGCAacgagaagctgcagcagctttTCATCCAGCTGACCCTCAAGTCAGAGCAGGAGGAGTACGAGATGGAAGGGATTGAA TGGGAATCAGTGCCATTTTTCAACAACAAGATAATCTGTGATCTTGTGGAGGAGAAGCACAGAGGAATCATCTCTTTATTG GACGAAGAATGTTTACGTCCTGGAGAGGCCACAGATCTCACCTTcctggagaagatggaggaaaAGATTGGTGGTCACCCTCATTTTGTCAC ACATAAAATTGCAGACCAAAAGACGAGGAAAACACTGGACAGAGGAGACTTCCGCCTCTTGCACTACGCTGGCGAGGTTACATACTGCGTTGTTG GATTCTTGGACAAAAACAATGACCTCCTGTATCGAAATGGGAAAGAg GTCATGCGACAGTCCAAGAATGCAATTATCAAACACTGTTTTCCTTCTACTGAACCGGACAGCAAGAGGAGACCTGAAACT GTGGTGACTCAGTTTAAGAGCAGCTTGGTGGGCTTGACGGAGATTTTAATGTCTAAAGAGCCCTGGTATGTCCGCTGCATCAAACCCAATGAAGCCAAGCAGCCAG GACGCTTTGATGACGTGTTAGTGAGACATCAGGTTAAGTACCTGGGGCTGATGGAGCACCTGAGGGTCAGGCGCGCTGGGTTTGCTTACCGACGCAAATACGAGATCTTTCTCCAGAG GTATAAGGCTCTGTGTCCCGAAACCTGGCCCAACTGGAAAGGTACGGCAGCAGAAGGTGTGCACTGCCTGATCAAACACCTGGGCTACAAATCAGATGAGTACAAGATGGGCAG GACAAAAATTTTCATCCGGCACCCTAGAACTCTGTTCGCAACAGAAGACGCCTTTCAGGTCTGCAAACATAAGCTAG CAACAAGGATTCAGGCCAAGTACAAAGGCTACAGAGTGAAAGGAGACTACATGAAACAGAGAGAGGCTG CCACTAAGATTGAGACCTGCTGGAGAGGTCTGCTGGCCAGAAAAGAGCGTGATAAGAGAGCGTGGGCTGTCAAGGTCATCCAGAA GTTCATTAAAGGTTTCATCACTAGAAATCAGCCGGCCTGCGTCGACAACAGCGAGTACCTGGCGTACGTGAGGCAGAACTACCTCACGCGGCTGAAGGACAACCTTCCCAAAACAGTTGTGGAAAAAGACTCTTGGCTCACCCCTCCGCCTATAATGCAAGAG gTTGCCCAGCTGTTGAAGAAACTCTACATTCGCCTAATGGTTCGGAAGTACGTTCGAGGAATCACTCCACAGAGGAAAGCACAG CTTCTGTTGAAAGTACAGACAAGCtccatgttcaaaggcaaaaaagaaaactacCCTTTCAGTGTGTGCAGACCGTTCGTGGACACCAGGATTG AAGACATAAGCATCAAAGTGCTCCAGATGATTCGACATGAGCACATCAAG TACAGCGTGCCGGTGGTGAAGTATGACAGGAACGGGTTCAGGCCTCGTCTCCGGCAGCTCATCTTAAGCCAGGAAGCCGCCTACCTGGTTGAGGAGGCCAAGATCAAGCAGCGGATCGATTACATCTCTCTGAAAG GTGTGTCGGTCAGCAACCTGAGTGACAACTTCCTGATTCTTCATGTTACATGTGATGACATCAAGAAAAAG GGGGATCTGGTTCTGCAGTGTGACTACCTGTTCGAGGCCCTGACTAAGCTGAGTCTCATTGCCAACAAGCAGAACTCCATTAAAGTGGTTCAGGGCAG TGTGCGATTTGACATCCAGCCTGGCAGAGAGGGGTTTGTTGACTTCAAGAGTGGTCAGGAGTCCATGGTCTACAGGGCAAAGAATGGCCATTTGATGGTG GAATCTACGAGAACCAAATCCAGATGA
- the myo1hb gene encoding unconventional myosin-Ih isoform X1 — translation MEASLTARDRVGIQDFVLLDAYTSESAFLDNLRKRFHENLIYTYIGTLLVSVNPYKEFDIYSKKQMDTYMGVNFFELPPHIYALADNVFRTMQSEFNNHFILISGESGAGKTEASKKILQFYAVSCPSTKLLNNVRDRLLLSNPVLEAFGNAKTLKNDNSSRFGKYMDIQFDHQGGAVGGHILSYLLEKSRVVHQNHGERNFHIFYQLVEGGEEDLLRWLGLERNCQHYSYLVQGDCAKVSSINDKSDWRMVRKALSVIEFSESDIEHLFGIIASVLHLGNIKFESDARGYATLNNNQEMHWVSKLLGIPAQVLQQGLTHRKIEAKTEEVFSPFSVDHALYARDALAKAIYGRTFNWLVNKINESLVNKDSSRKTIIGLLDIYGFEVFNVNSFEQFCINYCNEKLQQLFIQLTLKSEQEEYEMEGIEWESVPFFNNKIICDLVEEKHRGIISLLDEECLRPGEATDLTFLEKMEEKIGGHPHFVTHKIADQKTRKTLDRGDFRLLHYAGEVTYCVVGFLDKNNDLLYRNGKEVMRQSKNAIIKHCFPSTEPDSKRRPETVVTQFKSSLVGLTEILMSKEPWYVRCIKPNEAKQPGRFDDVLVRHQVKYLGLMEHLRVRRAGFAYRRKYEIFLQRYKALCPETWPNWKGTAAEGVHCLIKHLGYKSDEYKMGRTKIFIRHPRTLFATEDAFQVCKHKLATRIQAKYKGYRVKGDYMKQREAATKIETCWRGLLARKERDKRAWAVKVIQKFIKGFITRNQPACVDNSEYLAYVRQNYLTRLKDNLPKTVVEKDSWLTPPPIMQEVAQLLKKLYIRLMVRKYVRGITPQRKAQLLLKVQTSSMFKGKKENYPFSVCRPFVDTRIVAEDISIKVLQMIRHEHIKYSVPVVKYDRNGFRPRLRQLILSQEAAYLVEEAKIKQRIDYISLKGVSVSNLSDNFLILHVTCDDIKKKGDLVLQCDYLFEALTKLSLIANKQNSIKVVQGSVRFDIQPGREGFVDFKSGQESMVYRAKNGHLMVESTRTKSR, via the exons ATGGAGGCCTCCCTGACAGCCCGGGATCGCGTGGGCATCCAGGATTTTGTTCTCCTGGACGCCTACACGAGTGAGAGTGCCTTCCTGGACAACCTGAGGAAACGTTTCCATGAGAATCTCATTTAC ACCTACATTGGAACTCTCTTGGTGTCGGTCAACCCATATAAAGAGTTCGATATCTACAGCAAGAAGCAAATGGATACCTACATGGGTGTGAACTTCTTTGAGCTGCCACCTCATAT TTATGCGCTGGCGGACAACGTCTTCCGCACCATGCAGTCTGAGTTCAACAACCACTTCATCCTGATCTCAGGGGAGAGCGGGGCCGGCAAGACCGAGGCCTCCAAGAAAATCCTGCAATTCTACGCTGTCAGCTGTCCAAGTACCAAACTCCTGAACAATGTCCGGGACAGGCTGCTTCTCTCCAACCCAGTGCTTGAG GCTTTCGGAAATGCCAAAACCCTGAAGAATGACAACTCGAGCCGCTTTGGGAAATACATGGACATCCAGTTCGACCACCAG GGTGGCGCAGTTGGGGGTCACATCCTGAGTTATCTGCTGGAGAAGTCCCGTGTGGTCCACCAGAACCACGGAGAGAGAAACTTCCATATCTTCTACCAGctggtggagggaggagaggaagatctGCTCCGCTGGCTCGGCCTGGAGAGAAACTGCCAGCACTACAGTTACCTGGTGCAG GGTGATTGTGCCAAAGTTAGCTCTATCAATGATAAAAGTGACTGGAGGATGGTGCGGAAAGCCCTCTCCGTCATAGAGTTCAGCGAGAGTGATATTGAG CACCTGTTTGGAATAATCGCTAGTGTGCTCCATCTGGGAAATATCAAGTTTGAATCAGATGCTCGAGGATATGCCACTCTCAACAACAACCAGGAGATGCACTGGGTGTCAAAG TTGTTGGGGATTCCTGCTCAGGTGCTACAACAGGGCTTAACCCACAGGAAGATTGAAGCCAAAACAGAGGAG GTGTTCAGTCCCTTCTCCGTGGACCATGCATTATACGCCAGGGACGCCCTTGCCAAAGCCATCTATGGCCGCACTTTCAACTGGCTGGTCAACAAGATCAATGAATCTTTAGTTAACAAG GATTCCTCCAGGAAAACAATAATCGGTCTGTTGGACATCTACGGTTTCGAGGTTTTCAACGTGAACAG CTTTGAGCAGTTTTGCATCAACTACTGCAacgagaagctgcagcagctttTCATCCAGCTGACCCTCAAGTCAGAGCAGGAGGAGTACGAGATGGAAGGGATTGAA TGGGAATCAGTGCCATTTTTCAACAACAAGATAATCTGTGATCTTGTGGAGGAGAAGCACAGAGGAATCATCTCTTTATTG GACGAAGAATGTTTACGTCCTGGAGAGGCCACAGATCTCACCTTcctggagaagatggaggaaaAGATTGGTGGTCACCCTCATTTTGTCAC ACATAAAATTGCAGACCAAAAGACGAGGAAAACACTGGACAGAGGAGACTTCCGCCTCTTGCACTACGCTGGCGAGGTTACATACTGCGTTGTTG GATTCTTGGACAAAAACAATGACCTCCTGTATCGAAATGGGAAAGAg GTCATGCGACAGTCCAAGAATGCAATTATCAAACACTGTTTTCCTTCTACTGAACCGGACAGCAAGAGGAGACCTGAAACT GTGGTGACTCAGTTTAAGAGCAGCTTGGTGGGCTTGACGGAGATTTTAATGTCTAAAGAGCCCTGGTATGTCCGCTGCATCAAACCCAATGAAGCCAAGCAGCCAG GACGCTTTGATGACGTGTTAGTGAGACATCAGGTTAAGTACCTGGGGCTGATGGAGCACCTGAGGGTCAGGCGCGCTGGGTTTGCTTACCGACGCAAATACGAGATCTTTCTCCAGAG GTATAAGGCTCTGTGTCCCGAAACCTGGCCCAACTGGAAAGGTACGGCAGCAGAAGGTGTGCACTGCCTGATCAAACACCTGGGCTACAAATCAGATGAGTACAAGATGGGCAG GACAAAAATTTTCATCCGGCACCCTAGAACTCTGTTCGCAACAGAAGACGCCTTTCAGGTCTGCAAACATAAGCTAG CAACAAGGATTCAGGCCAAGTACAAAGGCTACAGAGTGAAAGGAGACTACATGAAACAGAGAGAGGCTG CCACTAAGATTGAGACCTGCTGGAGAGGTCTGCTGGCCAGAAAAGAGCGTGATAAGAGAGCGTGGGCTGTCAAGGTCATCCAGAA GTTCATTAAAGGTTTCATCACTAGAAATCAGCCGGCCTGCGTCGACAACAGCGAGTACCTGGCGTACGTGAGGCAGAACTACCTCACGCGGCTGAAGGACAACCTTCCCAAAACAGTTGTGGAAAAAGACTCTTGGCTCACCCCTCCGCCTATAATGCAAGAG gTTGCCCAGCTGTTGAAGAAACTCTACATTCGCCTAATGGTTCGGAAGTACGTTCGAGGAATCACTCCACAGAGGAAAGCACAG CTTCTGTTGAAAGTACAGACAAGCtccatgttcaaaggcaaaaaagaaaactacCCTTTCAGTGTGTGCAGACCGTTCGTGGACACCAGGATTG TTGCAGAAGACATAAGCATCAAAGTGCTCCAGATGATTCGACATGAGCACATCAAG TACAGCGTGCCGGTGGTGAAGTATGACAGGAACGGGTTCAGGCCTCGTCTCCGGCAGCTCATCTTAAGCCAGGAAGCCGCCTACCTGGTTGAGGAGGCCAAGATCAAGCAGCGGATCGATTACATCTCTCTGAAAG GTGTGTCGGTCAGCAACCTGAGTGACAACTTCCTGATTCTTCATGTTACATGTGATGACATCAAGAAAAAG GGGGATCTGGTTCTGCAGTGTGACTACCTGTTCGAGGCCCTGACTAAGCTGAGTCTCATTGCCAACAAGCAGAACTCCATTAAAGTGGTTCAGGGCAG TGTGCGATTTGACATCCAGCCTGGCAGAGAGGGGTTTGTTGACTTCAAGAGTGGTCAGGAGTCCATGGTCTACAGGGCAAAGAATGGCCATTTGATGGTG GAATCTACGAGAACCAAATCCAGATGA